Proteins encoded within one genomic window of Haloimpatiens massiliensis:
- a CDS encoding VOC family protein, with product MNKITCICLGVRSMEKAIKFYRDDLGFETDEKGNNPDVIFFNTPGTKFELFPLELLVKDISEENTPKIVNGFAGITLAYNVEYKEDVDKVMELARNAGAQIVKEPQDVFWGGYHAYFADLDGYYWEVAWGPNFEYDDNGMLVF from the coding sequence GTGAATAAAATTACATGTATTTGTTTAGGCGTAAGAAGTATGGAGAAGGCAATAAAATTTTATAGGGATGACCTTGGATTTGAAACTGATGAAAAAGGTAATAACCCTGATGTTATATTTTTTAATACACCTGGAACGAAATTTGAGTTGTTTCCTTTAGAATTATTAGTAAAAGATATTAGCGAAGAAAATACTCCTAAAATAGTTAATGGTTTTGCAGGAATCACATTAGCTTATAATGTAGAATATAAAGAAGATGTTGATAAGGTTATGGAATTAGCCAGAAATGCTGGTGCCCAAATAGTTAAAGAACCTCAAGATGTATTTTGGGGTGGATATCATGCATATTTTGCTGATTTAGATGGTTACTATTGGGAAGTTGCTTGGGGCCCAAATTTTGAATACGATGATAACGGAATGCTTGTTTTTTAA
- the dapB gene encoding 4-hydroxy-tetrahydrodipicolinate reductase, translating to MTKILLSGCNGKMGRMISQTITNFKDLEICGGIDKNIEKTCCYPVFGNINDCNLDFDVILDFSRADALDSLLNYAEEKNKPLVLCTTGYTEEQINKINEWSKKIPLFRSANMSIGINVINNVLRNISALLYEDFDIEIIEKHHNQKVDAPSGTALLLGDTIRESIKEETQYKFGRSGISKREEKEIGVHAIRGGSIVGEHEIIFAGNGEVIELKHTALSREVFAVGALKACKFMCDKTPGLYSMDHVLNTK from the coding sequence ATGACAAAAATATTATTAAGCGGATGTAACGGAAAAATGGGCAGAATGATTTCTCAAACCATCACTAATTTTAAAGACTTAGAAATATGTGGTGGTATAGATAAAAATATTGAAAAAACTTGCTGCTACCCAGTATTCGGTAATATTAATGACTGTAATTTAGATTTTGATGTAATTTTAGATTTTTCTAGAGCAGATGCACTAGATTCCCTATTAAACTATGCTGAAGAAAAAAATAAACCATTAGTTTTATGTACTACAGGATACACAGAAGAACAAATTAATAAAATAAATGAATGGAGTAAAAAAATTCCTCTCTTTCGCTCAGCTAATATGTCCATAGGCATAAATGTCATAAACAATGTATTAAGAAATATAAGTGCCCTACTTTATGAGGATTTCGATATAGAAATAATAGAAAAACATCATAATCAAAAGGTGGATGCTCCAAGCGGAACTGCCCTGCTTTTAGGGGACACCATAAGAGAATCCATAAAAGAAGAAACCCAATATAAATTTGGCAGAAGTGGTATTTCTAAAAGAGAAGAAAAAGAAATAGGTGTTCATGCTATAAGAGGTGGCTCTATAGTAGGAGAACATGAGATTATATTTGCAGGCAATGGTGAAGTTATAGAGCTTAAACATACAGCTCTTTCTAGAGAAGTTTTTGCAGTTGGAGCCCTTAAAGCATGTAAATTTATGTGTGACAAAACACCAGGGCTTTATTCTATGGATCACGTTTTAAATACAAAATAA
- the dapA gene encoding 4-hydroxy-tetrahydrodipicolinate synthase encodes MSIFKGSGVAIVTPFNKEGVDFESLGKLLDWHIENGTDAIIVCGTTGEASTMTLEERKATIKFTVDKINKRIPVIAGTGNNNTAASIEMSKWAESVGVDALLVITPYYNKTSEKGLVKHFEAIADSVNIPIILYNVPGRTGMNILPETLKKLCRHKNIAAVKEASGNISQIAKIKALCGDDLDIYSGNDDQIIPILSLGGIGVISVLANVIPKEVHNMCYEYLNGNVKKALDIQINSLDLANTLFIETNPIPVKMAVNLLGMNAGPLRLPLCEMDENNLNKLKKSMTSYGLTLKEE; translated from the coding sequence ATGAGTATATTTAAAGGTTCAGGAGTAGCAATAGTAACCCCATTTAATAAAGAAGGTGTAGACTTTGAAAGTTTAGGCAAATTATTAGATTGGCACATAGAAAATGGTACTGATGCTATAATCGTGTGTGGTACCACTGGCGAAGCTAGCACAATGACCCTCGAGGAAAGAAAGGCCACTATAAAATTTACAGTAGATAAAATAAATAAAAGAATACCAGTAATAGCTGGTACAGGCAATAATAATACTGCTGCTTCCATAGAAATGAGTAAGTGGGCTGAAAGCGTTGGTGTAGATGCGCTTCTTGTAATAACTCCTTATTACAACAAAACCTCTGAAAAAGGTCTTGTAAAGCATTTTGAAGCTATTGCAGACAGTGTAAACATTCCAATAATACTATACAATGTTCCGGGAAGAACTGGCATGAATATACTTCCTGAGACACTAAAGAAACTTTGTAGACACAAAAATATAGCTGCTGTAAAAGAAGCAAGCGGAAATATAAGTCAAATAGCTAAAATTAAAGCTCTTTGCGGAGATGACTTAGATATTTATTCTGGTAACGACGATCAGATAATTCCAATTTTATCTTTAGGTGGTATAGGAGTAATATCTGTTCTTGCAAACGTAATTCCAAAAGAAGTTCATAATATGTGCTATGAGTATTTAAATGGCAATGTAAAAAAAGCCCTAGATATTCAAATAAACTCTTTAGATTTAGCTAATACTTTGTTTATAGAGACAAATCCTATTCCTGTAAAAATGGCTGTTAATCTTTTAGGAATGAACGCAGGCCCTTTAAGACTTCCTTTATGTGAAATGGATGAAAACAATTTAAATAAATTAAAAAAATCAATGACATCTTATGGGCTTACTTTAAAGGAGGAATAA
- a CDS encoding peptide ABC transporter substrate-binding protein — protein MKSKKLIALVLGSTLLLSSAMIGCGNKKGADGKDSASAEKMDKDQYLNFNLQAEPKSLDLSKSNDTYSSQILSEVYEGLTRVEQDKDGKDVIKPAGAEKWEHNENGTVWTFHLRDYNWSDGKAVTAKDFEYSMKRTLDPKTGSKYAFLLSPIKGADEYNAGKASADQVGIKAVDDKTLEFTLKQACPYFLDLTYFKLFLPQREDIIKKHGEKYGTEADTLEVYCGPFKITNWTHQNQIVMEKNDKYWDKDKVKLSKVNWKIIKDENAYYNSLYNGELDSHGVSKQEWIKKLDATGKFENIKGYLPTTGYTFFNQKDKVFSNAKVRKAFSLGITRDEMANVIFKGRNEAAYAWCPPSVQLAGKDFRETVKSEPLKKLAEENKDAKALLSEGLKELGMNPDPSKLTVNLLMSGTDQWFRTYAEYQQDMYKKTLGVNVKAEYVEWPIFQKRTDEMQYQLAGMAWTGDYNDPNTFFDMWITGAGIVPTGWSNKKYDDLVKKAMSTLDEKERFDAYKEAEKILIHDDAVIAPTTYSKRNTYRRKYVKNLMTPLFGVTECKYAYTSGRE, from the coding sequence TTGAAAAGTAAGAAACTAATAGCTTTAGTGTTAGGAAGTACGCTTTTACTTTCATCTGCGATGATTGGATGTGGAAACAAAAAAGGTGCTGATGGTAAAGATTCAGCATCAGCAGAAAAAATGGATAAGGATCAGTATTTGAACTTTAACTTGCAAGCTGAACCAAAATCTTTAGATCTATCAAAATCAAATGATACATATTCTTCTCAAATACTTTCAGAGGTATATGAAGGATTAACAAGAGTTGAACAAGATAAAGACGGTAAAGACGTCATAAAACCTGCCGGAGCAGAAAAATGGGAACATAATGAAAATGGTACAGTTTGGACATTCCATTTAAGAGATTATAACTGGTCTGATGGAAAAGCTGTAACAGCAAAAGATTTTGAATACTCAATGAAGAGAACTTTGGATCCAAAAACTGGTTCTAAATATGCATTCTTATTATCACCAATAAAGGGTGCTGATGAGTATAATGCTGGAAAGGCAAGTGCTGATCAAGTAGGTATTAAAGCAGTGGATGACAAGACTTTAGAATTTACATTAAAACAAGCATGTCCTTACTTCTTAGATTTAACATATTTTAAATTATTCTTACCTCAAAGAGAAGATATAATTAAAAAACATGGTGAGAAATATGGTACAGAGGCAGATACATTAGAAGTATATTGTGGACCATTTAAAATAACAAACTGGACACATCAAAATCAAATAGTTATGGAAAAAAATGATAAATACTGGGATAAGGATAAGGTTAAACTTTCAAAAGTTAATTGGAAAATAATAAAGGATGAAAATGCTTATTACAATTCACTATATAATGGAGAATTAGATTCACATGGAGTTTCAAAACAAGAATGGATTAAAAAACTTGATGCTACTGGAAAGTTTGAAAATATAAAGGGATATTTACCTACTACAGGATATACGTTCTTTAACCAAAAAGATAAAGTTTTTTCAAATGCAAAGGTTAGAAAAGCATTTTCTCTTGGGATAACAAGAGACGAGATGGCAAATGTTATATTTAAGGGTAGAAATGAAGCCGCTTATGCTTGGTGTCCACCATCAGTTCAATTAGCAGGAAAAGATTTTAGAGAAACTGTTAAATCAGAACCACTTAAGAAATTAGCTGAAGAAAATAAGGATGCTAAAGCGCTATTATCTGAAGGATTAAAAGAACTTGGTATGAACCCAGATCCAAGTAAATTAACAGTTAACTTATTAATGTCAGGAACAGATCAATGGTTTAGAACTTATGCAGAGTATCAACAAGATATGTATAAAAAGACTTTAGGTGTTAATGTAAAAGCTGAGTATGTTGAATGGCCAATATTCCAAAAGAGAACAGATGAAATGCAATATCAACTAGCTGGTATGGCATGGACAGGGGACTATAATGACCCTAACACATTCTTTGATATGTGGATAACAGGTGCTGGAATCGTTCCAACAGGTTGGTCTAATAAAAAATATGATGATTTAGTTAAAAAAGCTATGAGTACATTAGATGAAAAAGAAAGATTTGATGCATATAAGGAAGCAGAAAAAATATTAATACATGACGATGCAGTTATAGCCCCAACAACATATTCAAAGAGAAATACTTATAGACGTAAATATGTTAAAAATTTAATGACACCATTATTTGGTGTAACAGAATGTAAATATGCTTACACTTCTGGTAGAGAGTAG
- a CDS encoding peptide ABC transporter substrate-binding protein, translating to MKGKKLLAVVLGATLLATTALVGCGEKKPAEGDKDKGKAVKMDKDQYLNLNLQYEPKSLDLSRSNDIYGAQVFTEVYEGLTRVEQDKDGKDVIKAAGAEKWEHNEEGTVWTFHLRDYNWTDGKKVTAKDFEFSILRTLDPKTASGYAFLLSPIKGADEYNAGKGSKDAVGVKAVDDKTLEFTLKQPCPYFLDLTYFKLFLPQREDIVKKHGEKYGTEANTLEVYCGPFVVKEWSHQQQIVLEKNDKYWDKDSVKLQKVNLKMIKEANAAYGSLLNGTLDTGGVKKPEWIKKFDQKKDEMENIKGFRPSTGYMFFNQKDKLLSNANVRKAFSAAYTRDDYANVITYGINAPAYGWCPPTVQLGGKDYRELVNEEPIKKMVEENKDPKELLIKGLKELGMDPDPSKVTVTILHGSTDADTRKAAEYEQEMYKKALGINVKAEYMTFDILQKRTDEMDYQIAGMGWTGDYNDPNTFFDMWMSGAGIVPTGWSNKKYDELLKKAMSTIDQKERLKLYKEAEKILLVEDAVIAPTTYSRKNTYRYKYVKNLMTPLFGCDFEFKYAYTEGRGK from the coding sequence TTGAAAGGCAAAAAATTGTTAGCGGTAGTACTTGGGGCAACATTACTAGCAACAACAGCTTTAGTAGGCTGTGGTGAGAAGAAACCTGCAGAAGGTGATAAGGATAAAGGAAAAGCAGTAAAAATGGACAAGGATCAATACTTAAATTTAAATTTACAGTATGAACCAAAATCATTAGATTTATCTAGATCAAATGATATTTATGGGGCACAAGTTTTTACAGAGGTATATGAAGGTTTAACAAGAGTTGAACAGGACAAAGATGGTAAAGACGTTATAAAAGCTGCTGGAGCAGAAAAGTGGGAACATAACGAAGAGGGTACTGTTTGGACCTTCCACTTAAGGGATTATAATTGGACAGATGGTAAGAAGGTTACTGCAAAGGACTTTGAATTCAGTATACTAAGAACACTAGATCCTAAAACTGCTTCTGGCTATGCATTCTTGTTATCTCCAATAAAAGGAGCAGACGAATACAATGCAGGCAAAGGCTCTAAGGATGCAGTTGGTGTAAAGGCCGTAGATGATAAGACTCTAGAATTCACATTAAAACAACCATGTCCATACTTCCTTGATTTAACATACTTTAAGCTATTCCTTCCTCAAAGAGAAGATATAGTAAAAAAACATGGTGAAAAATATGGTACGGAAGCAAATACATTAGAAGTATACTGTGGACCATTTGTAGTTAAGGAATGGAGCCATCAGCAGCAAATAGTACTTGAAAAGAATGATAAATATTGGGATAAGGATAGTGTTAAACTTCAAAAGGTTAATTTAAAGATGATAAAAGAAGCTAATGCAGCTTATGGTTCATTATTAAATGGCACATTAGATACTGGTGGAGTTAAGAAGCCTGAATGGATAAAGAAATTTGACCAAAAGAAAGATGAAATGGAGAATATAAAAGGATTTAGACCATCTACTGGATATATGTTCTTCAACCAAAAGGATAAATTGCTTAGTAATGCCAATGTAAGAAAAGCATTTTCCGCTGCATATACAAGGGATGATTATGCTAATGTTATAACTTATGGCATAAATGCTCCTGCATATGGATGGTGTCCACCAACAGTTCAATTAGGTGGAAAGGATTATAGAGAGCTAGTGAATGAAGAACCTATTAAAAAAATGGTAGAAGAAAATAAAGATCCTAAGGAACTTTTAATAAAAGGATTAAAAGAATTAGGAATGGATCCAGACCCAAGTAAAGTAACAGTTACAATTTTGCATGGTAGTACAGATGCAGATACAAGGAAGGCAGCAGAGTATGAACAAGAGATGTATAAAAAAGCATTAGGTATTAATGTAAAGGCCGAATACATGACATTTGATATACTTCAAAAGAGAACTGATGAAATGGATTATCAGATAGCTGGCATGGGATGGACTGGAGATTATAATGATCCTAATACTTTCTTTGATATGTGGATGAGTGGAGCTGGAATAGTTCCAACTGGTTGGTCAAATAAGAAATATGATGAGCTTTTGAAGAAAGCTATGAGTACCATAGACCAAAAGGAAAGATTAAAACTTTATAAAGAGGCTGAGAAAATTCTTTTAGTTGAGGATGCAGTTATAGCTCCGACAACTTATTCAAGAAAGAACACTTATAGATATAAATATGTTAAGAATCTAATGACTCCTCTATTTGGTTGTGATTTCGAATTTAAATATGCTTATACTGAGGGTAGAGGAAAATAA